A region of the Rhizobium binae genome:
CGAATTCGCCGACAATGGTCGGCAGCGCCGTCGAAACGATCTGATTATCAAGTGTCGCCATGAACATGGCGGTCATCAGAAAGAAGAAGAGGATAAGCCGACGACGAGGATCCGTCACGAGCGGCGCAGGCGCGAGTTGCATGTCCATGAGATGTATTTCCGGGTTTGATTGATTTTATGTGCTATCAGCATGTAATTGTCAATGGCACATGAATGCCCTCGGCATATTCAATTTTGGCGGCCGCTCTGTTATGGTTCCGTCATGAATGAAGCCTTGACCAAGATCCTATCCGACAGACCGGCCGAGCCGGACGAGAACCTGCCTCGCATCGGCCGGAGCATGGCGCGCATGCGGCTGATGACCGGGCGGCGGTTGATCGGCCGGCTGGCAATCCAGAGCGCCGCGCCCGGTCTTGAACTTTCCCATCTCGACGTGCTGGACGCCGTGCGGCGGGCCGAACCAAACGGGGAGGTCACTGTCGGCACGATCGCGGAGATGCTGCGCATCGATCCGTCGCGCGCCAGCCGGGTGGTGGCCGACATGGTCGGGCGCAATGTGTTGCGCCGCGAGGCCTCGCAGGCCGATGCGCGGCGGATCGTCGTCGTCATCACCGACGCCGGCCAGGCCTTGCTTGCCGAGATCCACGCGCAGAAACTTGCGATCATCTCCGAGATCGTCTCCGAGTGGCCGCGCGAGGATATCGAGCGCTTCGCAACCCTGTTCGAACGGTTCATTGGTGGATACGAAGCAATCTTTCTGTCGCGCGACAAGGATACACCCGGTTGAGGCAAAGGCCGCCGATCCACCGGTGCGCCCCTTCCCCTCGCCCCCCCGTTTGCGCTAAGGGCAATGCCCATGAGCCAATCCACCTTCACCATTCTGCTCGGCGGCGAACTCAGCCTGACGGAGCGCCTGCGCCAAGCGGTCGGCGGCAGCCGCTTCATCGCAGCCGATGGCGGCATGCGGCATGCGGCAGCGCTCGGCGTGACGCCGGAACTCTGGGTCGGCGATTTCGATTCAACGCCGGCCGATCTTGACGGGGCGTTTCTCAATGTGCCTAAACAGCCCTACCCGGCGGCAAAGGCGGCAACGGACGGCGAAATCGCCGTATCGGAAGCGATCGCCCGCGGCGCGCGGCGGCTGGTCCTCGCCGGTGCGCTCGGCGGCGAACGCTCCGACCACGCGCTCCAGCATCTGCTGTCGGCCGTCGGCTTGGCGGAAGCGGGTTTTGACGTGCTGCTGACCTCGGGAAAGGAGGAGGCGGTGCCGCTGATTGCCGGCACGGTCGAACTCGATCTTCCGAAAGGCAGCCTGTTTTCCGTGCCGGGTTTCGGCCCGCTGACCGGCCTTTCGATTGAAAATGCGCGTTATCCGCTCTCAGATTTCCACCTGCCTTTCGGCTCGTCGCGCACCATTTCCAACGTGGCGGAAGGCAAAGTTCGCTTTTCGCTCAGCAGCGGCCGGGCGATCGTGCTTGCCCGACCCTATGATCTTTCCGGAGTCTGATTTTTGGCCCCTCCCATTCTGAAACTCGACGACATCTTCTTGAGCTTCGGCGGCGCGCCGCTTCTGGCGGGCGCCTCGCTGCAGGTCGAGCCCGGCGACAGGATCTGTCTCGTCGGCCGCAACGGCTCGGGAAAATCGACCTTGCTGAAGATTGCCGCCGGTCTGGTCGAGGCGCAGTCCGGCGAGGTCTTCCGTCATCCTTCGTCGACGGTGCGCTATCTCGAACAGGCGCCGGATTTTGCCGGCTTCAGCACGGTGCAGGCCTATGCGGAAGCCGGGCTCGGGCCGGGTGACGATCTCTATCGCGTCACCTATCTGCTGTCGCATCTCGGGCTGACCGGCGAGGAAAATCCGAGCACTCTTTCCGGCGGCGAATCGCGCCGGGCAGCGCTTGCACGCGTGCTGGCGCCAGAGCCCGATATTTTGCTGCTCGACGAGCCGACCAACCATCTCGATCTGCCGACGATCGAATGGCTGGAAGGCGAGTTGCAGAAGACGCGCAGCGCCCTCGTGCTGATCTCACACGACCGGCGTTTCCTGGAAAAAGTTTCGACCGCAACCGTCTGGCTCGACCGTGGCACCTCGCGCCGGCTCGACAGAGGGTTTGCGCATTTCGAGGCCTGGCGTGACCAGGTGCTCGAGGCCGAGGAACTGGAACAGCACAAGCTCGGCAAGGCGATCGAACGCGAGGAGCATTGGCTGCGCTACGGCGTCACGGCGCGGCGCAAGCGCAATATGCGCCGTCTCGGCGAGCTGCAGACGATGCGTTCGCAGTATCGCGGCCATAAGGGGCCGCAGGGCACGGTGCAGGCGACGGTTTCCGACGCGCAGGAATCCGGCAAGCTGGTGATCGAGGCCGACAAGATCAGCAAGAGTTTCGGCGAGCGCGTCATCGTCACGCCCTTCTCGATCCGTGTGCATCGCGGCGATTGCATTGGCTTGGTCGGGCCGAACGGCGCGGGCAAGACGACATTGTTGAAGATGCTGACCGGGCAGCTTTCCCCGGATAGCGGCATGATCAAGCTCGGCACCAATCTGGAGATTGCCACACTCGACCAGAAGCGCGAGGATCTCGATCCGGAGGATACGCTAGCCAACTACCTTACGGACGGACGCGGCGAGAACCTGATCGTCAACGGCGAGCAGCGGCACGTCAC
Encoded here:
- a CDS encoding MarR family winged helix-turn-helix transcriptional regulator, with product MNEALTKILSDRPAEPDENLPRIGRSMARMRLMTGRRLIGRLAIQSAAPGLELSHLDVLDAVRRAEPNGEVTVGTIAEMLRIDPSRASRVVADMVGRNVLRREASQADARRIVVVITDAGQALLAEIHAQKLAIISEIVSEWPREDIERFATLFERFIGGYEAIFLSRDKDTPG
- a CDS encoding thiamine diphosphokinase, producing MPMSQSTFTILLGGELSLTERLRQAVGGSRFIAADGGMRHAAALGVTPELWVGDFDSTPADLDGAFLNVPKQPYPAAKAATDGEIAVSEAIARGARRLVLAGALGGERSDHALQHLLSAVGLAEAGFDVLLTSGKEEAVPLIAGTVELDLPKGSLFSVPGFGPLTGLSIENARYPLSDFHLPFGSSRTISNVAEGKVRFSLSSGRAIVLARPYDLSGV
- a CDS encoding ABC-F family ATP-binding cassette domain-containing protein, yielding MAPPILKLDDIFLSFGGAPLLAGASLQVEPGDRICLVGRNGSGKSTLLKIAAGLVEAQSGEVFRHPSSTVRYLEQAPDFAGFSTVQAYAEAGLGPGDDLYRVTYLLSHLGLTGEENPSTLSGGESRRAALARVLAPEPDILLLDEPTNHLDLPTIEWLEGELQKTRSALVLISHDRRFLEKVSTATVWLDRGTSRRLDRGFAHFEAWRDQVLEAEELEQHKLGKAIEREEHWLRYGVTARRKRNMRRLGELQTMRSQYRGHKGPQGTVQATVSDAQESGKLVIEADKISKSFGERVIVTPFSIRVHRGDCIGLVGPNGAGKTTLLKMLTGQLSPDSGMIKLGTNLEIATLDQKREDLDPEDTLANYLTDGRGENLIVNGEQRHVTGYMKEFLFQPEQARTPIKSLSGGERARLMLARILSRPANLLILDEPTNDLDIETLDLLQEIVSGFPGTVILVSHDRDFLDRTVTSTIAPAVPDAPDGRWIEYAGGYSDMLAQRRGALEERKKAEKAAERPKAQETAPAAASLRGKLSFKQKFALENLPKEMAKAEAEISKCEQAMADPNLFTRDPAAFSRLAAEMEKLRTGLTAMEEEWLELEMLREELEG